A window of Auraticoccus monumenti contains these coding sequences:
- a CDS encoding homoserine dehydrogenase, translated as MTDRPDSPAPLRVALLGCGTVGSEVARLLTTSASDLEARIGRPVELAGIAVRRLNRERPGIDPALLTTDAMGLVLRPDVDLVVEVIGGLEPARALILAALGRGAAVVTANKALLAEDGATLFAAAEEAGTDLYFEASVAGAIPIIRPLRESLVGDEITTVMGIVNGTTNFILDRMHNEGAGFSEALAMAQELGYAEADPTADVEGFDAAAKAAILASLAFHTRVRAEDVHREGITDVTRADVATATAMGSVIKLVAICTLTDDPEPRVSVRVHPAMIPGTHPLAAVGGAYNAVFVESRSAGRLMFYGPGAGGGPTASAVMGDLVTVARNRVRGASGPGESSYAARQVAPIGDVVTSYHVSLSVADVTGVLASVAHCFAEHGVSLQTVRQEGTGAGAAVTTAEAEEPTGGSARLVIVTHAARDAALSATVEQLRSLPEVHEVISVMRVEGA; from the coding sequence ATGACCGACCGCCCCGACTCCCCGGCACCGCTGCGGGTGGCGCTGCTCGGCTGCGGCACCGTCGGCAGCGAGGTGGCCCGGCTGCTGACGACCTCGGCCTCCGACCTCGAGGCCCGCATCGGCCGCCCGGTGGAGCTGGCCGGGATCGCCGTGCGCCGGCTCAACCGCGAGCGTCCCGGCATCGACCCCGCCCTGCTGACCACCGACGCGATGGGGCTGGTGCTGCGCCCCGACGTCGACCTGGTGGTCGAGGTGATCGGCGGGCTGGAGCCGGCGCGCGCGCTGATCCTGGCCGCGCTCGGCCGCGGGGCCGCGGTGGTGACGGCCAACAAGGCGCTGCTGGCCGAGGACGGCGCGACGCTCTTCGCCGCCGCCGAGGAGGCCGGCACCGACCTCTACTTCGAGGCCTCGGTGGCCGGGGCCATCCCGATCATCCGACCGCTGCGGGAGTCCCTGGTCGGTGACGAGATCACCACCGTGATGGGCATCGTCAACGGCACCACCAACTTCATCCTGGACCGGATGCACAACGAGGGCGCCGGGTTCTCCGAGGCGCTGGCCATGGCCCAGGAGCTGGGCTACGCCGAGGCCGACCCGACCGCCGACGTGGAGGGCTTCGACGCCGCCGCCAAGGCGGCGATCCTGGCCAGCCTGGCCTTCCACACCCGGGTCCGGGCCGAGGACGTCCACCGCGAGGGCATCACCGACGTCACCCGCGCCGACGTGGCGACCGCGACCGCGATGGGCTCGGTGATCAAGCTGGTGGCCATCTGCACCCTGACCGACGACCCCGAGCCGCGGGTCTCGGTCCGCGTGCACCCGGCGATGATCCCGGGCACGCACCCGCTGGCCGCGGTCGGCGGGGCCTATAACGCCGTCTTCGTGGAGTCCCGCTCGGCCGGACGGCTGATGTTCTACGGCCCCGGCGCCGGTGGCGGCCCGACCGCCTCGGCGGTGATGGGCGACCTGGTCACGGTGGCCCGCAACCGGGTCCGCGGCGCCTCCGGGCCCGGCGAGTCCAGCTACGCCGCGCGCCAGGTGGCCCCGATCGGTGACGTGGTGACCAGCTACCACGTCAGCCTGTCCGTGGCCGACGTGACCGGCGTGCTCGCCTCGGTGGCGCACTGCTTCGCCGAGCACGGGGTGTCGCTGCAGACGGTCCGCCAGGAGGGCACCGGCGCCGGCGCCGCGGTCACCACCGCGGAGGCCGAGGAGCCCACCGGCGGCAGCGCGCGGCTGGTGATCGTCACCCACGCCGCCCGCGACGCCGCCCTCTCCGCCACCGTGGAGCAGCTGCGGTCGCTGCCGGAGGTGCACGAGGTCATCAGCGTGATGCGCGTGGAAGGAGCCTGA
- the galK gene encoding galactokinase gives MTTTSTTALTVEEVTRQHTELTGHAPDGVWAAPGRVNLIGEHTDYNDGFVMPFALPQRALLGARRRDDEQWLIASLDLDESSLLGVEDLVPGSPGWVSYLAGVVWALREAGHAVGGADLVLHSDVPLGAGLSSSAALECVTVAALVDLFDLDIAPLERAKLARRAENAYVGAPTGLLDQAASTLCREGEALFMDCRSGEVEQVPFAPGEEGLEVLVLDTKVPHSHVDGEYGERRASCEEAARLIGVPALRDVTDLEDALGRLPEDRLRRRVRHVVTENARVLQAVEVLRAGRIRDLAPLLDDSHTSMRDDYEITVPAVDLAVETARAAGALGARMTGGGFGGCIIALVPAGSADEVGAAVSTALTGAGHHEPRWFTASPSAGARRIA, from the coding sequence GTGACGACGACGTCCACCACCGCGCTGACGGTGGAGGAGGTGACCCGCCAGCACACCGAGCTGACCGGCCACGCCCCCGACGGGGTGTGGGCGGCACCGGGGCGGGTCAACCTGATCGGTGAGCACACCGACTACAACGACGGCTTCGTGATGCCGTTCGCGCTCCCCCAGCGGGCCCTGCTGGGGGCGCGACGGCGTGACGACGAGCAGTGGTTGATCGCCTCCCTGGACCTGGACGAGTCCAGCCTCCTCGGCGTGGAGGACCTGGTCCCGGGCAGCCCGGGCTGGGTGTCCTACCTGGCCGGGGTGGTCTGGGCGCTGCGCGAGGCCGGCCACGCGGTGGGCGGGGCGGACCTGGTGCTGCACTCCGACGTCCCCCTCGGTGCGGGGCTGTCCTCCTCGGCGGCCCTGGAGTGCGTGACGGTGGCGGCGCTGGTCGACCTGTTCGACCTCGACATCGCCCCGCTGGAGCGGGCCAAGCTGGCCCGCCGGGCCGAGAACGCCTACGTCGGCGCCCCGACCGGGCTGCTCGACCAGGCCGCCTCCACCCTCTGCCGCGAGGGCGAGGCGCTGTTCATGGACTGCCGCAGCGGGGAGGTGGAGCAGGTCCCCTTCGCCCCCGGCGAGGAGGGGCTGGAGGTGCTGGTGCTCGACACCAAGGTGCCGCACTCCCACGTCGACGGCGAGTACGGCGAGCGCCGCGCGAGCTGCGAGGAGGCGGCCCGGCTGATCGGCGTCCCCGCGCTACGGGACGTCACCGACCTGGAGGACGCCCTCGGCCGGCTCCCCGAGGACCGGCTCCGCCGCCGGGTCCGGCACGTGGTGACCGAGAACGCCCGGGTCCTGCAGGCCGTCGAGGTGCTGCGCGCCGGCCGGATCCGCGACCTGGCACCGCTGCTGGACGACTCCCACACCTCCATGCGCGACGACTACGAGATCACCGTGCCCGCGGTCGACCTCGCGGTGGAGACCGCACGGGCCGCCGGGGCGCTGGGCGCCCGGATGACCGGTGGCGGGTTCGGCGGGTGCATCATCGCCCTCGTCCCCGCCGGGAGCGCGGACGAGGTGGGCGCCGCGGTGTCCACGGCCCTGACCGGGGCTGGGCACCACGAGCCCCGCTGGTTCACCGCCTCTCCCTCGGCCGGGGCCCGGCGCATCGCCTGA
- the lysA gene encoding diaminopimelate decarboxylase, with amino-acid sequence MTHMHVAGSIHADAAAGAPHWLRLPADVNALVPRLWSSTASRGADGVLQVGGMSVTEAVARVGTPVYLVDEVDLRERARAFAEAFDGWRIYYAGKSFLCTAVARWVAEEGLGVDVCTGGELAVALRAGVEPRLIGLHGNNKSLAELEAALDAGVGRIIVDSTDEIARLEELTRERGVVARVMVRVTTGIEAHTHEYIATAHEDQKFGFSIASGQALEALLRCHRAEGLHLLGIHSHIGSQIFDTQGFEMAARRILTLHAAVRDATGVELPEMDLGGGFGIAYTTVDSPSTPAELAGSLRSIVEHECRALGLTVPDLSIEPGRAISGPSTMAVYEVGTVKGVRLDGGAERLYVAVDGGMSDNIRPALYAAEYSATVANRASAAEPRLSRVVGKHCEGGDILVRDEFLPGDVAPGDLVAVPASGAYSRSMASNYNHVPRPPVVGVRDGRLQTLVRRETLDDLLALDVG; translated from the coding sequence ATGACGCACATGCACGTGGCCGGGTCGATCCACGCCGACGCCGCCGCCGGGGCGCCGCACTGGCTGCGGCTGCCCGCCGACGTCAACGCCCTGGTGCCGCGGCTGTGGAGCAGCACCGCCTCCCGCGGCGCGGACGGGGTCCTCCAGGTCGGGGGGATGTCGGTCACCGAGGCCGTCGCCCGGGTGGGGACGCCGGTCTACCTGGTCGACGAGGTCGACCTGCGCGAGCGGGCCCGCGCCTTCGCCGAGGCCTTCGACGGGTGGCGCATCTACTACGCCGGCAAGTCGTTCCTCTGCACCGCGGTGGCCCGCTGGGTGGCCGAGGAGGGGCTCGGGGTGGACGTCTGCACCGGTGGTGAGCTGGCGGTCGCGCTGCGGGCCGGGGTCGAGCCGCGGCTGATCGGGCTGCACGGCAACAACAAGTCCCTGGCCGAGCTGGAGGCCGCGCTGGACGCCGGGGTCGGGCGGATCATCGTGGACTCCACCGACGAGATCGCCCGGCTGGAGGAGCTGACCCGCGAGCGCGGCGTCGTGGCCCGGGTGATGGTGCGGGTGACCACCGGCATCGAGGCCCACACCCACGAGTACATCGCCACCGCGCACGAGGACCAGAAGTTCGGCTTCTCCATCGCCAGCGGCCAGGCGCTGGAGGCGCTGCTGCGCTGCCACCGCGCCGAGGGGCTGCACCTGCTGGGCATCCACTCCCACATCGGCTCCCAGATCTTCGACACGCAGGGCTTCGAGATGGCCGCGCGGCGGATCCTCACCCTGCACGCCGCCGTCCGCGACGCCACCGGGGTGGAGCTGCCGGAGATGGACCTCGGCGGCGGCTTCGGCATCGCCTACACCACGGTGGACTCCCCCTCGACGCCGGCGGAGCTGGCCGGCTCGCTGCGCTCCATCGTCGAGCACGAGTGCCGGGCGCTCGGCCTCACCGTCCCGGACCTCTCGATCGAGCCGGGCCGGGCCATCTCCGGGCCGTCCACGATGGCGGTCTACGAGGTGGGGACGGTCAAGGGGGTCCGGCTGGACGGTGGCGCGGAGCGTCTCTACGTCGCCGTGGACGGCGGCATGAGCGACAACATCCGCCCGGCGCTCTACGCCGCGGAGTACTCCGCCACCGTGGCCAACCGCGCCTCGGCGGCCGAGCCCCGGCTGTCCCGGGTGGTCGGCAAGCACTGCGAGGGCGGGGACATCCTGGTCCGCGACGAGTTCCTCCCCGGTGACGTCGCCCCCGGCGACCTGGTCGCGGTGCCGGCCTCGGGGGCCTACAGCCGCTCCATGGCCAGCAACTACAACCACGTCCCGCGGCCGCCCGTGGTGGGCGTCCGCGACGGCCGGCTGCAGACCCTGGTCCGCCGGGAGACCCTGGACGACCTGCTGGCCCTCGACGTCGGCTGA
- a CDS encoding multifunctional oxoglutarate decarboxylase/oxoglutarate dehydrogenase thiamine pyrophosphate-binding subunit/dihydrolipoyllysine-residue succinyltransferase subunit: MATAPGPTDSTSTDTADDFGANDWLLEMMYEQWSEDPSSVDASWQAYFAEHGDPSGNGGAPAPTRAASAPAPAASRPATEPAQAPAPERAPAAEPARGSQAPASNGRPASDAEPAAGARSAAAKPAADAQPAGATQARKATVEKPNQVKDTRPARAGSHGGVPADPPNPMVRPDATQREPRRTQLRGAPMRTAKNMEASLTVPTATSVRSVPMKLVIDQRVVINNHLRRARGGKVSFTHVLGYALVKALRGVPAMNSSYDVVDGKPTLVEPEQINLGLAIDLPGKNGTRQLLVPSIKGCEDLNFAQFWAAYESLVQKARAGKLEVSDFAGTTITLTNPGTIGTNHSVPRLMQNQGAIIGVGSIAYPPEFEGADPERLNDLGVSKVLTLTSTYDHRIIQGAQSGEFLARMHQLLLGADDFYDDIFASLRIPYAPIRWATDMSSHHEDQVSKQAKIFEMIQAYRSSGHLMADTDPLEYRQRHHTDLDVQTHDLTLWDLDREFATGSFGGAKPMMKMREILGVLRDSYCRTTGIEYMHIYDPRQRDWIQKRVERPHVDLPREEHLRILDKLNEAEIFETFLQTKFVGQKRFSLEGGESTIVVLDELCEQAASAGLDEVCIGMPHRGRLNLLANIVGKSYAQIFREFDGNIDPRTVQGSGDVKYHLGAEGQFSAMNGGTIKTSVAANPSHLEAVNPVLEGIARAKQDVLDRGAEFPVLPVLMHGDAAFAGQGVVLETLQMSQLRGYRTGGTIHVIVNNQVGFTTSPTESRSSVYATDVAKTVGAPIFHVNGDDPEACVRVARLAFEFRTEFNKDVVIDVICYRRRGHNEGDDPSFTQPLMYQLIEQKRSVRKLYTEALIGRGTISVEDGEEVFKRFQQRLESVFTEVREDAGAEDPSYRRVPQYPRKAEGPGTTAITPETLKQVADAYTNVPDGFTVHPKVLPQLQRRAGAITSGPVDWATAEIIAFGSLLLEGRDVRLSGQDSRRGTFSQRFAAVVDRGTGESWVPLRNMEDEQGRFFIFDSLLSEYAALGFEYGYSVARPEALVLWEAQFGDFVNGAQTITDEFIAAGEAKWTQKSGVVLLLPHGYEGQGPDHSSARLERWLQLGAEDNITVAAPSTPASYFHLLRTQALSKKHRPLVVMTPKSMLRNKFATSDPSDFTEGSWRPVLGDPTVTDPSAVTQVVLCSGKVRWDLINQRAKNGTEGSVAIIAVEQLYPLPAEAIAEELARYSHVEDIRWVQEEPENQGAWSFISYHLVDAVAEHLDGRRITLRPFTRKASAAPSVGLAKVHESEQRSLIAAALAQD; this comes from the coding sequence GTGGCCACCGCGCCCGGACCCACTGACTCAACCTCCACCGACACCGCAGACGACTTCGGCGCCAACGACTGGCTGCTGGAGATGATGTACGAGCAGTGGAGCGAGGACCCCAGCTCCGTCGACGCGAGCTGGCAGGCGTACTTCGCCGAGCACGGCGACCCGTCCGGCAACGGCGGGGCACCCGCCCCGACCCGGGCCGCCTCGGCCCCCGCGCCCGCCGCGTCGCGCCCCGCGACCGAGCCCGCGCAGGCCCCCGCCCCGGAGCGAGCGCCCGCCGCCGAGCCGGCCCGCGGGTCCCAGGCCCCCGCGTCCAACGGCAGGCCCGCCTCCGACGCCGAGCCCGCCGCCGGAGCCAGGTCCGCCGCCGCGAAGCCCGCCGCCGACGCCCAGCCCGCCGGCGCCACCCAGGCCCGCAAGGCGACCGTCGAGAAGCCCAACCAGGTCAAGGACACCCGACCGGCCCGGGCCGGCAGCCACGGCGGCGTCCCCGCCGACCCGCCGAACCCGATGGTCCGCCCGGACGCCACGCAGCGCGAGCCGCGGCGCACCCAGCTCCGGGGCGCCCCGATGCGCACCGCCAAGAACATGGAGGCCTCGCTCACGGTCCCCACCGCCACCAGCGTGCGGTCGGTGCCGATGAAGCTGGTGATCGACCAGCGCGTCGTCATCAACAACCACCTGCGCCGGGCCCGCGGTGGCAAGGTCTCCTTCACCCACGTGCTCGGCTACGCCCTGGTCAAGGCGCTGCGCGGCGTGCCGGCGATGAACAGCTCCTACGACGTGGTCGACGGCAAGCCGACCCTGGTGGAGCCGGAGCAGATCAACCTCGGCCTGGCCATCGACCTGCCCGGCAAGAACGGCACCCGCCAGCTGCTGGTGCCGAGCATCAAGGGCTGCGAGGACCTCAACTTCGCCCAGTTCTGGGCCGCCTACGAGTCCCTGGTGCAGAAGGCACGGGCCGGCAAGCTGGAGGTCTCGGACTTCGCCGGGACCACCATCACCCTGACCAACCCGGGCACCATCGGCACCAACCACTCGGTGCCACGGCTGATGCAGAACCAGGGCGCCATCATCGGCGTCGGCTCCATCGCCTACCCCCCGGAGTTCGAGGGTGCGGACCCCGAGCGGCTCAACGACCTCGGTGTCTCCAAGGTGCTGACCCTCACCTCCACCTACGACCACCGCATCATCCAGGGCGCCCAGAGCGGTGAGTTCCTGGCCCGGATGCACCAGCTGCTGCTGGGTGCCGACGACTTCTACGACGACATCTTCGCCTCGCTGCGCATCCCCTACGCCCCGATCCGCTGGGCGACCGACATGTCCAGCCACCACGAGGACCAGGTCTCCAAGCAGGCCAAGATCTTCGAGATGATCCAGGCCTACCGGTCCTCGGGTCACCTGATGGCCGACACCGACCCGTTGGAGTACCGCCAGCGCCACCACACCGACCTGGATGTGCAGACCCACGACCTGACGCTGTGGGACCTGGACCGGGAGTTCGCCACCGGCTCCTTCGGCGGGGCCAAGCCGATGATGAAGATGCGCGAGATCCTCGGGGTGCTGCGCGACTCCTACTGCCGCACCACCGGCATCGAGTACATGCACATCTACGACCCGCGCCAGCGGGACTGGATCCAGAAGCGCGTCGAGCGCCCGCACGTCGACCTCCCCCGCGAGGAGCACCTGCGGATCCTGGACAAGCTCAACGAGGCCGAGATCTTCGAGACCTTCCTGCAGACGAAGTTCGTCGGCCAGAAGCGCTTCAGCCTCGAGGGCGGCGAGTCCACCATCGTGGTGCTGGACGAGCTCTGCGAGCAGGCGGCCAGCGCCGGGCTGGACGAGGTCTGCATCGGCATGCCGCACCGCGGCCGGCTCAACCTGCTGGCCAACATCGTCGGCAAGTCCTACGCCCAGATCTTCCGCGAGTTCGACGGCAACATCGACCCGCGCACGGTCCAGGGCTCCGGTGACGTCAAGTACCACCTCGGGGCCGAGGGCCAGTTCTCGGCCATGAACGGCGGCACCATCAAGACCTCGGTGGCGGCCAACCCGTCGCACCTCGAGGCCGTCAACCCCGTGCTGGAGGGGATCGCCCGAGCCAAGCAGGACGTCCTGGACCGCGGCGCGGAGTTCCCGGTGCTGCCGGTGCTGATGCACGGCGACGCCGCCTTCGCCGGCCAGGGCGTGGTGCTGGAGACGCTGCAGATGAGCCAGCTCCGGGGCTACCGCACCGGCGGCACCATCCACGTCATCGTGAACAACCAGGTCGGGTTCACCACCTCCCCGACCGAGTCCCGCTCCTCGGTGTACGCCACCGACGTGGCCAAGACGGTCGGCGCGCCGATCTTCCACGTCAACGGCGACGACCCGGAGGCCTGCGTCCGGGTGGCCCGGCTGGCCTTCGAGTTCCGCACCGAGTTCAACAAGGACGTCGTCATCGACGTCATCTGCTACCGCCGCCGCGGGCACAACGAGGGCGACGACCCGAGCTTCACCCAGCCGCTGATGTACCAGCTGATCGAGCAGAAGCGGTCGGTGCGCAAGCTCTACACCGAGGCCCTGATCGGACGGGGCACCATCTCGGTGGAGGACGGCGAGGAGGTCTTCAAGCGCTTCCAGCAGCGGCTGGAGAGCGTCTTCACCGAGGTCCGCGAGGACGCCGGCGCCGAGGACCCCTCCTACCGCCGGGTGCCGCAGTACCCGCGCAAGGCCGAGGGTCCCGGGACCACCGCGATCACGCCGGAGACGCTCAAGCAGGTGGCCGACGCCTACACCAACGTCCCCGACGGGTTCACCGTGCACCCCAAGGTGCTGCCCCAGCTGCAGCGCCGCGCCGGGGCGATCACCTCCGGCCCGGTGGACTGGGCGACGGCGGAGATCATCGCCTTCGGGTCCCTGCTGCTGGAGGGGCGCGACGTCCGCCTCAGCGGTCAGGACAGCCGCCGCGGCACGTTCAGCCAGCGCTTCGCCGCGGTGGTGGACCGCGGCACCGGTGAGTCCTGGGTGCCGCTGCGCAACATGGAGGACGAGCAGGGCCGCTTCTTCATCTTCGACTCCCTGCTCAGCGAGTACGCCGCCCTCGGCTTCGAGTACGGCTACTCGGTGGCCCGCCCCGAGGCGCTGGTGCTGTGGGAGGCCCAGTTCGGCGACTTCGTCAACGGCGCCCAGACCATCACCGACGAGTTCATCGCCGCCGGCGAGGCCAAGTGGACCCAGAAGTCCGGCGTGGTGCTGCTGCTCCCGCACGGCTACGAGGGTCAGGGGCCCGACCACTCCTCGGCGCGGCTGGAGCGCTGGCTGCAGCTGGGGGCGGAGGACAACATCACGGTGGCGGCCCCGTCGACCCCGGCGAGCTACTTCCACCTGCTGCGGACCCAGGCGCTGAGCAAGAAGCACCGCCCGCTGGTGGTGATGACGCCGAAGTCGATGCTGCGCAACAAGTTCGCCACCTCCGACCCCTCCGACTTCACCGAGGGCTCCTGGCGCCCGGTGCTCGGCGACCCCACGGTCACCGACCCGTCCGCGGTCACCCAGGTGGTGCTGTGCTCGGGCAAGGTGCGCTGGGACCTGATCAACCAGCGGGCCAAGAACGGCACCGAGGGCTCGGTGGCCATCATCGCGGTCGAGCAGCTCTACCCGCTGCCGGCCGAGGCCATCGCCGAGGAGCTGGCCCGCTACAGCCACGTCGAGGACATCCGCTGGGTGCAGGAGGAGCCGGAGAACCAGGGCGCCTGGAGCTTCATCTCCTACCACCTGGTCGACGCGGTGGCCGAGCACCTCGACGGGCGCCGGATCACCCTGCGGCCCTTCACCCGGAAGGCCTCCGCGGCCCCGTCGGTGGGTCTGGCCAAGGTGCACGAGTCCGAGCAGCGTTCGCTGATCGCCGCCGCCCTCGCCCAGGACTGA
- a CDS encoding glycosyltransferase 87 family protein, protein MTLTRSTVPLPGWGVLSAWVATRALMLLAWALFEGEATGDVLYYHRRIGGLAEAGLAGTLIEYPTPVVWVLSLPWGLGAGTQAGYLAVFVAMMLALDAWLTVLLHRSGTSPAAVLFWVAFVPVLGPLTVLRFDMVPAVLAGVALLWAARRPAVAGGLVALGAAIKLWPALLLPALLGDRTRRGRTTVGFLVVGVGLALVSLLAGGWTRLLSPLTWQSGRGLQIESVWATPVMVWHALAPELHSVGMSRYQAFEVFGPGVGLWTTVASVSTVLGLVVVAVLAVRAWRSGGTEPLQAAAVMAAVVAVTILTNKTLSPQYVLWLGGPVAVLVLRLGASTVPAPVRRAVGVLALATLVLAALTHLIYPVAYGPLVYDPSSPLHPWAVALLAVRNLLVLALTAGAVALAWRLTGRVQPAVRPTVDATA, encoded by the coding sequence ATGACGCTCACCCGGTCCACCGTTCCGCTGCCCGGTTGGGGCGTGCTGAGCGCCTGGGTGGCCACCCGTGCGCTGATGCTGCTGGCCTGGGCGCTGTTCGAGGGCGAGGCCACCGGGGACGTCCTGTACTACCACCGCCGCATCGGCGGGCTGGCCGAGGCCGGCCTGGCCGGCACCCTGATCGAGTACCCGACCCCGGTGGTGTGGGTCCTCTCGCTCCCCTGGGGCCTCGGCGCCGGCACCCAGGCGGGCTACCTCGCGGTCTTCGTCGCGATGATGCTCGCCCTGGACGCGTGGCTCACCGTGCTGCTGCACCGCTCCGGCACCTCCCCCGCGGCCGTGCTCTTCTGGGTGGCCTTCGTGCCGGTGCTGGGCCCGCTGACCGTGCTGCGCTTCGACATGGTCCCGGCCGTGCTGGCCGGGGTGGCGCTGCTGTGGGCCGCCCGGCGTCCCGCGGTGGCCGGCGGGTTGGTGGCCCTGGGTGCGGCGATCAAGCTGTGGCCGGCCCTGCTGCTCCCGGCGCTGCTGGGAGACCGCACGCGCCGTGGGCGGACGACGGTGGGGTTCCTGGTGGTCGGGGTCGGGCTGGCCCTGGTCAGCCTGCTGGCCGGCGGCTGGACCCGGCTGCTCTCCCCGCTCACCTGGCAGTCCGGCCGGGGCCTGCAGATCGAGTCCGTCTGGGCCACGCCGGTGATGGTCTGGCACGCCCTGGCACCGGAGCTGCACTCGGTGGGCATGTCGCGCTACCAGGCCTTCGAGGTCTTCGGCCCCGGCGTGGGCCTGTGGACCACGGTGGCCAGCGTCTCCACCGTGCTCGGGCTGGTGGTGGTCGCCGTGCTGGCGGTCCGCGCCTGGCGCAGCGGGGGCACCGAGCCGCTGCAGGCCGCCGCGGTGATGGCGGCCGTCGTCGCGGTCACCATCCTCACCAACAAGACCCTCAGCCCCCAGTACGTGCTGTGGCTCGGCGGGCCGGTGGCGGTGCTGGTGCTCCGGCTCGGCGCCTCGACCGTGCCGGCTCCGGTGCGGCGCGCCGTGGGCGTCCTCGCGCTGGCCACGCTGGTGCTGGCCGCGCTGACCCACCTGATCTACCCGGTGGCCTACGGCCCGCTGGTCTACGACCCCTCCAGCCCGCTGCACCCCTGGGCGGTGGCGCTGCTGGCGGTGCGCAACCTGCTGGTGCTGGCCCTCACCGCCGGCGCCGTGGCGCTGGCCTGGCGGCTCACCGGGCGCGTGCAGCCGGCGGTCCGGCCGACGGTCGACGCGACCGCCTGA
- the thrC gene encoding threonine synthase has product MRRPVATAGLIERYREWLPVAEGDPVVSLGEGSTPLVHAPVLSELIDGEVWIKVEGANPTGSFKDRGMTVAVSRAAAEGAKAVVCASTGNTSASAAAYACRAGMRPVVLLPAGRIARGKLAQAIVHGAEIVQVDGNFDDCLTVARKLAEAYPVALVNSVNPDRIEGQKTAAFEVVDVLGDAPDLHLLPVGNAGNVTAYWRGYRQYAEQGISTRSPRMWGFQAAGAAPLVLGHPVLDPETVATAIRIGNPASAEQALAAREESGGRFESVTDDQILDAQAFLASREGIFVEPASASGVAGLMALHAAGEVDRGLQVVITVTGNGLKDIDTALSRHTVGATTVEADVHQVAEVCGLTR; this is encoded by the coding sequence GTGCGCCGACCGGTGGCCACCGCCGGCCTGATCGAGCGCTACCGCGAGTGGCTGCCCGTCGCCGAGGGCGACCCGGTGGTCAGCCTGGGGGAGGGGTCGACGCCGCTGGTGCACGCCCCGGTGCTCTCGGAGCTGATCGACGGCGAGGTGTGGATCAAGGTCGAGGGCGCCAACCCGACCGGGTCCTTCAAGGACCGTGGCATGACGGTGGCGGTGAGCCGGGCCGCTGCGGAGGGCGCCAAGGCGGTGGTCTGCGCGTCCACCGGCAACACCTCGGCCTCGGCCGCCGCCTACGCCTGCCGGGCCGGGATGCGTCCGGTGGTGCTGCTGCCGGCCGGTCGGATCGCCCGGGGCAAGCTGGCCCAGGCCATCGTGCACGGGGCCGAGATCGTCCAGGTGGACGGCAACTTCGACGACTGCCTGACCGTGGCCCGCAAGCTGGCCGAGGCCTACCCGGTGGCGCTGGTGAACTCGGTGAACCCGGACCGCATCGAGGGCCAGAAGACCGCCGCCTTCGAGGTGGTGGACGTCCTGGGCGACGCCCCGGACCTGCACCTGCTCCCGGTCGGGAACGCCGGGAACGTGACCGCCTACTGGCGCGGCTACCGGCAGTACGCCGAGCAGGGGATCAGCACCCGGAGCCCGCGGATGTGGGGCTTCCAGGCCGCCGGCGCGGCCCCGCTGGTCCTCGGCCACCCGGTGCTGGACCCCGAGACGGTGGCCACCGCGATCCGGATCGGCAACCCGGCCTCCGCCGAGCAGGCCCTGGCGGCCCGGGAGGAGTCCGGTGGCCGGTTCGAGTCCGTCACCGACGACCAGATCCTCGACGCCCAGGCCTTCCTCGCCTCCCGCGAGGGCATCTTCGTCGAGCCCGCCTCGGCCTCGGGGGTGGCCGGGCTGATGGCCCTGCACGCCGCCGGTGAGGTCGACCGCGGGCTGCAGGTGGTGATCACGGTCACCGGCAACGGGCTCAAGGACATCGACACCGCGCTGAGCCGGCACACCGTCGGGGCCACCACGGTCGAGGCCGACGTGCACCAGGTGGCCGAGGTCTGCGGGCTGACCCGGTGA